Within the Setaria viridis chromosome 3, Setaria_viridis_v4.0, whole genome shotgun sequence genome, the region CGAGTCCGTGGGCAACTTCTTCACCGGCGGCGACAACATCCCCTGGTGCGACCGCGACATCATCGCGGTGAGAACTCCGGAAATCCCATTTCTCTCTGTCTCCATCCGAATCCTTACGGTTTTGATGTCTGCTTGAATCCCGCGGCGGATTGGTGGAGGATTGGGGTTCAATCCTACCCTGCACTAGCGCCGAAGCACACTAGAGAGGTTGGGTATGCGTGGGGAGGGGAGGAACTGGGATTGTATGTATGGAGCGTAGCTGCGTAGGGACGCCTTCTGCAGTTCTGCGTGAGCCCCGTAGTCCCTTCATGAGAGCAAAGATTATTCCTGCAATGTGTGCCCTTGCTGATGCCCTGGTAGGAATAGGATTGTGTTTATCTTAGGTAGCATCACAGCCTACCCATCCAGCACCATGTCTGTCTGTAAAATCACGTTGGTATGTTGAGGGGTTTGTTGTAGCTATATCATGTGACTCTGTGGATGTGGCGTGGATTAACCAAGTTGAATGACCATTTACTTCTGTAGTATTGGAGAGTATAGAGCCATAGGATGCATGACCTTTGCAATATCTATTGTTGGGTCAAGAACTTTGTTAGCCTTGTGTTTTTTCGTTTATTGTTTGCTAACACGAAGTTTCAAAGTCAATCCTGTTGCTACCACTACTCTTCACCCTTGTATTTTGTGTATTGTTTGCTAACACAGAGGTTAGGTATgcacaggggggggggggggggggggggggggggggggggaggggggacaAGGGATGGTTTTGGAGGGGAGGAAAAATAAGTGATTCTTCGCCTATAGTTGTTGAACTGAGATTATATCAAGCATAGGGCTGTTTTTTACATCATTTTGGTAGTAGTGGCTTGTTGCCGCTAAGTCATGTGACTCAGTGGCTGTATAATGGATTAACCAAGTTGGTGCCCAGCTACTTCTGTAGTTTTGGAGAATATTGCGTAATTTTCTTTGCTGCGTAGAATTGGGTCAAAAAAATTTAGCCTTGTATTTGTGTGTTGTCTGTTAATGTGAACTGTAAACTCGACCTTGTTGCTAGTTGCTGCCGCTGAATGTGTTTCTCCGTCACGGTTCATGTTATTGTTCCTGCATTGTGTTTGTGATGTTCCGTTATTAGATGGAAACTTGGAATTCAACTCATGATTTGTGGCTTTGTATCCTCAGGGATGTGAAAGAGAGCTTGCTGATGCTTCAACTGAAGGGCAGAGGAATGATAGCCTTATGAGGCTATCTTGGGCCCTTGTGCACTCCAGGCAGACGGACGATGTGAACCGTGGAATTAGCATGCTTGAAGGTTCATATCTTGTTTTTTGTGCACAACTGGCACTTACTTGCAACCAAATGATTAGCTTTTATTGATTGAATTTCATTTTGTCATAACTCATAAATTCTTCTCGCCATGTTTTGATCGATCCATTTGGTTCTACAGCTTCTTTGGATAACTCCGGCAGTCCTCTGCAGACTAGGGAAAAGCTGTACTTGTTGGCTGTTGGGCACTACAGGAATGGTGACTACTCAAAAAGCCGGCAACTTGTGGAACGCTGTTTGGAGGTACACATGCCAGATTATTTAGCATCTAGAATAACAAATATAATTTATGATTCCTTGATACCTTGCAAACTCTGCTACGAAAATGTAATTTAGTCCAGAATATTGTATaggttatatttttttaacatacaTTTTCTAGGCTGTAACTTTCAACCAAATATTACATACTGCTAAACTAGCTGATCCAACAAGTATGTTAGTACTGAGCACATGGGGGCATTGGCAAACCGTTATAACTACTGTAACTAGAATCATTTCTATGCCATACAACATAGTGATAACTAAGTTCACTATAGGTTCCTATAATCCTTTTTAGCTACTTTTTTTCATCTGAACTATCTTTTCTCAGTTTGCAATTCTTAAACAAGCAAATTCTTGTTTACTGATAGATGCCATCCAATTGATAATACTTGGCTAGTTGGCTGTATATGTAAAAAAAACTGTGTTTTCTTATGTACAGTTATGGTAACAGTTGTGTTTAATAGGTTTCCTAATGTTTTGTATTAATTCCATACTTATACCTGTTTTCATCTTATTCTAGCAACGCCAAGATTATGGAAGGTCATGACTATGGTTTACTTTCCTGACCTACCTGTACATTAGTTGTGTATCCAGAAGCTTTAATTTAAGAATGGACAAAATTTTATAGGATGATTGTCAAGTCATTTTGTTTTGTCTTTAAATCTGTGTTTATTTTGCATGCCAGCTGAatattcaagattttattaaaaTGCCCAACTGTTAAAGGATAGTTTTGCCTTGGTGTTCTCAATACATATATGTTACTGCCCTGTAGATTCAACCTGATTGGAGGCAGGCCATTTCTCTGAAGAAGGCAATAGAAGATAAAATTGCCAAAGGTGAGATAATTTCATCAGCAATCATCTTTCACAAACCAAATGCTTTTATCCTTTCCATGTTTTCCTTGGGACAATACATATATATTAGTACATCAGCTGAAGTGATAATGCAGTGTATTGATGATGGACCAATTATATGAGCCTGTTTGTAGGTAACGTATTCTTGTTATGGTGCAGATGGTCTTATTGGGATAGGAATAGCGACAACTGCTGTGGGACTTCTGGTTGGTGGAATTGCAGCTGCTGTTGCCAGGAAGAAGTGAGATGGTGTCTGTTCACTAATGAACAAGGAGACGTTTTCTACTGTTCTGGTGTTAAACTGGTGATACTTGAGTCGAATTGCAATAGATTTTATTTGTACAAAGTGACTAAGTGAGTAGATGATAATACTATTGAGGCATTGTAGCCTTTGTTCCGTGACTTGCCCATCGCAGGCGTTTTATTCTCACCAAATGAATCAGCACAATAACACCATTTCACTCAGCAGTTCTGTCTGTACACATCACGACAACACAGGGCACCACAGTTTCATGTTTGTTCAATCATACAAAACAAGAAAAGCTACAAGTCACAGACAAATATCTCAAACCTATATGAATCCATCCATGGCCATTTTACTCAGGACCCACTAGGGTGATCAAGATGCCATTGTAGTAGCCGGACGTGTCGCCGTTGACGTCACTGGTGACCGTCTTGCGGTACCTCGCCTTGTATTCCTCCTTCACCTTCCTCATGTCGACCTCGGCACGCGAGACGATCGCCCTCGTCAGCGACTCCTCGTCTGTGCCGAGCCCAACAATGGAGCTTCGGATCAcctggaattttggaagtggtGTGAATTTCTGTTCTACGAGTAACATCTCTTCAACAGATTGCCAATGAACGTGTGGATTTTACCTCTGCGAAATGCTTCTCGGGGGACGCCAGGCACCACACCGCGGTCTTGAGCACCGCCGCGAGCTGGTCGCTGCGGCGTTCCTCGAGGACGTCGTCGATGGCCTTGCCGTGCTCCTGCCTGAACCGCTCGAACGTCGCCTTCAGCTGCGGCTTGCTCCTCGAGCCGACGATGCGCACGACGTCGCCGCGCAGCGGCTCCTTCCCGGCTACCACCGCGTCGTGcagcgccgcggcctccgccctCGCCAGCTCGTCGTCGATGAGCTCGCCGGAGTACCGGTACGATGTCACCAGCCGCACCAAGAACTGCGCCACAGACAGACACCGAAGTGAGCGACCGGCCAAGATGGcgagaaaaaaaattgtcagGATCTGCACATGCTGATGGAGATGGACGCAGGCGGCGGGCTTGCCTGCTTGAGGGGGTCCTTGTAGAGCGGGCAGGCGGCGACGTCCTCCTCGAGGGAGGCGGAGTAGGCGGCGCAGTACGCCTTCctgacggcgacgaggtggtCCGGCGACGAGGCGCAGGCGACCTCGATGAGCACCCACACGTGCCGGTCGCCCTTCTTCTTCAGGGCCTTGTGGGCGAGCTtggcgtcgcgcgccgccgggtCCATGGTCCACAACATCATCGCGCTCTGGCAGGGGACACCGCCGGCGACGAAGAGATAGGAGGGGACCGCCACGCCACATCGTCAGTTTGGGAATCCAACCATGGAATCGTTGCAAGAAATTCTGGAACGTGGTGGGAGATTTGTTACCCGGAAGTCGCCGGAGAGCTCGGAGTGGAGCCGGTCGAGGAGCGTCTCGTTGTAGAGGCCCTCGTACGCCACGGCGATCTCCGCGCGCTGCGCCGCCGTCCGGTGGCCCAGTATCTCGATCAGCGCCTTCTCGTCCGTGCCCCATCCTGCCCCCAGATTCAGTCCACCATCACAAGATTATTAACTGCTCTGTTCTTGATCAGGGAATCAACAGAGACATCCCAATTTTCAAAGGAAAGAGGACATTGAACACTGCCTCAAAGCAAGAACATTCTAATTCCTCGAACAATATCTTTGAAACATCAACCAATGGACGAGGAATGGTGTGTTTATAGGAACAAAAGAGATGACACAACATTGTACAATTCCAGTGATTGCAGCTCAAGATACCTTGCACGGCTTTCCGAATGTTCTCGGCGTCTTCGGTCGCGGAAGGGACCGGGTTGGGAACCGAGATGGAGGCCATGGACACGGGTCCAGAAgctgcacctcctcctccgcctgggAGAGCTGGGTCGGAgaagtggaggaagaggaggttgaGGGGAGGGATGTTATGGATGCACTCCAGGCAGGAGCACCAGCAACACATGGCACACGCCTAGAGACCCCAGAGCTCCACCTGGGATGAGCTCTGCAAAAGCTTCATGGCGTATCCCCCTGACATGTCTCTGATCCATATTTTAGGTTATTGTTAGGAGATTTTTATGTGATTCAAGCTGTAATTCGACGGCCTTGGCTGGTGGTGCGCGCACAGCGTGTTGTAGGGGGCATTTTGGGATTTGCAGCTGGTTAATCATTTGGTTTAGTAGCTTTTAATAGAGCTTGCTGTGTGATGGACATGTTATTCATACTTGTATAATCCTATTGAAGCATATGATAATTGATAAGTAATAATCTACACCAACTACCAGCTGTTAAATTTCTGCATAATTTTTATCtgcaagcaaaaaaaaataatagtaaAGTTAAAAAATTTtacgcgccaggtaggggtcgAACCTACGGCCTTCTGCTTAGGAAACAGACGCTCTATCCACTGAGCTACAAGCGCCTTGTTTGTTTAAACTCTGATATAAACTGATCTAatacttttttttatcttcaATCATACAATATGACAATAACAAAATATTGCCTTCTTAGTTTGCAAGATAGGAAATGCAGAAAATGATGTGCAGCAACAACGGTGGGGATGGGGAAAAGTTTGAAAGCTTTATTGTTACTTAGCCTATAAGGTTTCttcatcaaataaaaaaaaagagactatTTCTCTGCAAAAAGATAAAAGGGATTTCAACAAAAGTTGAGAAAAGGTCACGGTGCAAAAGATATTTGATTTCTTTTAGCTCATGGAATATATCAAGGAATATTATGGGCTTCAAAACAAACAATATTAAGGTTTAAGAACCTTTCTAACGTCTGTCCGGCCTGGCTTGCACGTTCCATGATCCATACCACTGTTCTGTCAGCACTTCATAGTTTTTGCTCTGCATGTGAAATGCACACACTTGTTTAGTTTTCTTTCCCTCTTACTTTCAAAGTTCTTTTGCAACAAGGAGTGCTGCCACCAATCAAGAACCTTAGCGGCAAAGCAATTAGCTTGGTCCatctttaatttttttgtttgcccCAATAGTTTTCAGACAACTGTTTGAGAAACGATCTTCAACCCAAAATAAATAGATGGTACAGTTGGCGATGTTGGAGTTGACAATAGAACTTCCTTCTCATCGtatcccaaaaaaaaatgttcttgcggatcacaagcaTCTGGCTAATGGTTTTCAACTCAAAAGGTGCATGCAGACAGAGATGCATAATTTGGTCGCCAACACATGGCCACACCATTAGCCAAACGAACAAGGCAGCTATGTGGCGAATGGGCAGTGTTTAATTGTGCAAAGAAATCAACAGCTGAGATCTGTTTGCTGGCGTGTCACCGATCATATAATCCTTCCCAATGCGGCTGTTCGCCTGTTCCCTCCCTCCATGATTGAAGGAGGTGACCCACCCAACCTCGCAGACTAATGAATTCATTTGGCCCACAATTTGGAGAAGACATGAGCACCAGTTGGCAGTTGTACCCCAAGAACGTGATGATAGGTGCCTGCTTATCCATGACAGTACTGCATGTTTCTCACGTTGGGCTGAAGAATGACCTTTGTGGTTGTGATGAGCATGCTAGAAGTTTCTTGCAAGAGTGTCCCTTTTTCATGTCTCTGTTTTCAATCGCATCAATAATGTGAACGATTAAGACTACATAGAATTGGTGCCAGAGGCAGGAAGGCACAAATGAGTGGAGGCCCGGGTCACTTGAAACAGAAGCTATTCCTTAGCTCTTCTCGACTTTCTTGAAAACAACCCTGTCCTGTGATCATATTTGCAGGAGCATATAACTTAACTACGTGAACGCGACACGAACCAACCATGATTTGATGAAAATGAATGATGGTGCTGGTGGCGACGATAAGGATGGCAAGCTGGATGTGTTGTCTGTACTGGATGCTTCACCAATTGGTGATTAGTTTTTCCTCATTCATTGATGAAAATCATTAATGCTGGGATAATCATATATGTTCTCAATATTAGGGTTCTCGGTCCACTTTAAATGAAGTCGCCTGTAGTTGTAAAATCAGCAACTTGGATATATCATTCCTTTGAaaatagttttatttttcttaatataAGAAATCATGGTCGAGAGCCCTCTGGTCCATTTGCTTTCAACGAGACAGGAAGTTGAGCCATTCAGTGCATCAGATATTTTTAACGTTAGAATTGAATGATGACAAAAGAGCAAAACAATTGCACACACACAACGAGTTGCGTATAATGTCGATGGCATTGAGCACCTAGTGGCGCAGCTTTCTTACCAATGGTTTGTACAGTTTCGCATTATTTGGAGACATACTTGGGCAGCTCATCCATGGTAAGATGGGGCCTTCATGTGCTTCAGATCTGCTACAGAATTTCCATTTAATGCACGTGGTCTTGCTATTACTTATCTGGACATTATATGTAGCTTCATCATGTATCAAAGTTTCATCTTAGCATTATTTAGCTGAAAATGTTAGGTGAACTATTTTTCTTACATCTTGCTGGTTTAAAAAGAACTTTTATAGAGGCAGCGCACCTGAATCCGTATTGAGTAGCACATCTTACAATCTCGGAATCATCCTTGTTGCTAGACAGCTGTGGAGTAGCAAGCGGGATCAATACAATGTAAAATGAAGTCAGCTCTGGGCTAAAATCTTGCTAAACCCAAAGAATTCAGCATGGTGGCGATTGCAGCCTGAATGCCTGATAAACAAGAACATGAGCTATACTGGCGCTGCATTATTGCAGTCCAGTCACACGGACACCTTCCTAACGTCTCCCCGTGTTGCACGATGCCCTTCGATCACTCCCTGAGCTGTCATCGCCCCTTTCCGTTTCAACGGGGACACATCTAGATTAATGGTTACGCACATACGTACACATGTGTAAACTATTGGCGAACCTTTTCATAGTTAGCTGCAGAGATTATATCTAAACGAAAATACTGAATTGCCAGCATTGCCCTTGTTTAATAATTGTATTCGAAAACACACACTTTGCAGTATAAAGATCATCCGCAAGAACTCCCGAAGCAAGAGCCAGAGCAGACAGCGATCCTCTGTTCCTCACTCATCGTCTCCTCTTTCCTCTGATCTTGGCTGGTTTGGTTTGCGTCGGACAACGAACGAAgcaatggaagacgaagttcaGCAACTCACCAGGGCCTTCTCAGGTAAGCATTTGTGATCGATCATCCTGCAGAGTTATCTttgtgtcgccgccgccgtcgttgctTAATTAGGATTCTGTTTGATGATGAATGCCAACTAATGAAGGTCTTGGCGGTCTCGGCgtggacgagccgacgatggTATCGGCGCTGGCGCGGTGGCGCAGGCAGCCGGAGAAGCGGTCGGGTTTCCGGAAGGGCTTCCCGGGTTTCTTCAAGAGCCACGGCGAAATCGACCGGTGCGAGGAGGAGTACATGCTGCACCTGGCCGCCGAGTTCGCGCGGTTCAAGAACCTGATGGTGCTGTGGGCGATGCACCCGTGGGAGCGCGACGCCCGGCTGGCGCACCACGTcctccaccagcaccacccgTCCGCCATCGTCGTGGAGGTCGCCTGCACCCGCtccgccgacgagctcctcggcgCCCGCCGCGCGTACCAGGCCCTCTTCCACCACTCCCTCGAGGAGGACGTCGCCTACCGCGCCAGGGACAAGCCCTACTGCAACGTGCGTGAGCGTCTCCGCTCCATTCGTGTAGTGAATAGTGACCGTGCCGCCGTGCTCTGCTCCGGCGGCGACAGAGTTCTTGATGACTGATGTGAATGGATCGCAAATCTTTGTGCAGTTGCTGGTGGGGCTGGTGAGCGCGTACAGGTACGAGGGGCCGCGGGTGAACGAGGAGGTGGCGCGCGCGGAGGCCAAGGCGCTGGGCGCGGCAGTGAAGAGCGCCGGCGGGAAGCTGGCGGAGAACGACGAGGTGGTGAGGATCCTGACCACCAGAAGCAAGCCCCACCTCGTGGAGACGTTCAAGTACTACAAGGAGATGCACGGCAGACGCATCGAGGAGGATCTCGCCCACGGCAACGAGGAGACCCTGCTGGAGACCGTGCTGTgcctcgccgcgccggccaAGTACTTCAGCCAGGTATATATGTCACAACTaacaacccaaaagcttaagctgatgaCGCGTGGTCGTCGGAGATCGGCAGGAAGATCAGAGCTTGGGCATGGAGTAATAATCGATGTGTGCGTTGCGTGCATATGAGCAGGTGATGGAGGGGGCGCTGAGGGACGGGGCCGACCACCACGGGAAGGAGGCGCTGACGAGGGTGGCGGTGACGAGGTCGGACCACGACATGGACGAGATCAGGGCCGCCTACCAGGAGCAGTTCGGGGCCAAGCTGGAGGACGCCATCGCGGCCAAGGCGCACGGCCACTACAGGGACGCGCTGCTCTCGCTGGTGGGAGCGCACCACCAGCAGTGAACGACGTCCGTGTGAGTGCTGGCTTCTGGTGATGGTGAcgagctcgatcgatcgatcgagtggctggtttctttcttctcttcgaTCGTCTCTGCCCGTGTTCGTCCGTCTGTCGTCGTGGTTTCTGTGTGTGTGTCGTGTACGTGCCAACGTTGGGGTCTGCTGCCGATCGAGCGGGACTGTTAACATTTTTCTGCTgagtttgtgtgtgtgtggatgGTGAAGAGGTCAAATAAGATTCGCAATCGTTTATTTTCTTCATCACGATGTAGTTGTATCTCACCCTCGAGAACCCATTTCTGTGCTGTTGCTCAGATGCAACCAAGACTTTGATTCTGGTTATGTTAGCTCTGGATTTTGATTATGTTGCGCTCCCGGCTGTTCATACTTGTGGTGGTACCAATGTTTGGGATGTCTCATGTCCGGCCTTGGGGAGCAATTCCCTCACTGTTAAGGTCGCTGCCTGTAATCAACCCACGCAGCAATGGTGGCTCACCACCGTGTATGGCCTGCAGGAGGACATTGACAAGGTCGCCTTTCTTCAAGAGCTACGCGCCCTTCGCGGAACACTAACAGGCCCTTGAGTACTTACGGCTGATAAAAACAATGGTCGCCTATCTAGACGTATGATGGGTCGCTTCAGAAGATTTCTCAATGATCTTGAGCTACTAGAGCTCCACTTACATGGTCGCCTCTTCACTTGGAGTAACGAACGAACACACCCCACTCTGAGCGCATTGATAGGATGTCTGTATCATCTTACTGGGAGCTCCTTTTCCCTAGAAGCTCCCTGCACGCGCTCTCAATGCGGTGCTCCGATCATGCCCCGCTTCTCCTTCAGTTTGAGGATGGCTTCCACCCAAAGCGTTACTTCCGCTTCGAGGCCTTCTGGTCAAAGTTTGATGGGTTCTTGGAGACAGTCGAGTCCGCTTGGAATGGCCCACGCCCAGGCGTGGATCTGCTACAAACCATTGACCATCTACTCCACGAAACTGCCAAGGGGCTTAAAAGGTGGAGTGCTAAAGCTGTTGGTAGCATCCGCACACAGATTCAGGTTGCAAAGGAAGTGATATTCCGGTTGGAGGCTGCGCAAGACTTGAGGTCGGTATCACAAGTAGAACAATCTCTTAGATGCTTTCTCAAGATCAGATTTCTTGACCTCACCTCCCTTGAGTGTACCATTGCTCGATAGAAATCTATTATGAGATGGCTTCATGAAGGCGATGCTAACACTAGATTCTTCCACCTCCACACTAACCATCGGCGTCTCAAGAACCACATCACATCGTTAGAGGTTGATGGGATTGTTCTAGTCTAGGAAGAGGACAAGGCTGCGGTGGCATTTGACTATTTCGACGTGATTTTGGGGACTGACCACAACAGAGGATTCGTCCTTGACTTCCAGGCCCTAGGCCTCCCACAGCTGGACCTCTCGGACCTGGGTCGGCCCTTCACTGAGACTGAGATCTGGGAGGTGATTAAAGACCTACCCCTTGATAGGGCGCCCGACCCTGATAGGTTCACATGTCGTTTCTACAGGTCATGTTGGTCCATCATTAGAGGGGATGTGATTAGGGCCTTCGATGCCCTATCCTCGATGGATTACCGGAGCTTCCACCACCTAAACGATGCGCTCCTAACCCTGATCCCAAACAAGATTGACCCCTCCACTCTGGGGGACTACCGAGCCATCAGCCTAATCCATAACTTCGGGAAAATCTTCTTCAAAGCTCTAGCTAACTGCTTTGCAACACGTCTTCATGAGCTCATCTTACCTAACCAGAGTGCTTTCATCAAAGGTCGCCAAATTCACGATAACTTCTTATATGTTCTTGGGATGGCGAAAGCTCTAGCCAGGAGAAAGCTTCCAAGGATAATGGTTAAGATCGACCTTGCTAAAGCTTTTGACTCAGTTAATTGGATCTTCCTCCTGGGCATCTTAATCTGCAGTCGGGTGTCCACACACATGGACCAACTGGATCTCGACTGTCCTTGCCACGGCAAGTACGAAAATCCTCCTGAATGGGTCCTGGGGAGAAGAATCTGCCATGGTCGTGGTCTGAGGCAAGGGGACCCACTTTCACCGATGCTCTTTGTTCTGGTCATGGAGTGTTTCCACGCTTTGATCAACACGGCTGACAATAGGGGTCTCTTACAGCATCTTGGTCGCGATACCATCAAATATCGTGCTTCCCTGTATGCTGATGATGTGGTCTCCTATAACACCCCAGGTGTTAATTCCGTACATTAACCCTCGATCATGGCATAGTCACATTTATCATGGTAGATTATAATGCATTCTTCTTCATGTGATAATAAAATGTGGTTCTTTAAGCTCGTGGAAATAGTTTTTGAAATGAATTTGTTTTAATATAAAAAGTTATAGTGTTGGTCGTGCTTTAAAACTTAGGATAGAGCCAAGTTCAGAATTTGAATAAGAAGCAATTTAACTTTAAGTTAAGATTATTACTAGTGCTTTAGCACTTAAGCTGCAATTTTTGTCTGAAAACTAGCACTGTATATATCAAGTTTGCCAAAATTCAGAGATATTTATCTTTCAGATGAAATATCCTTTGAGCTCACAACATTTATGAAACCTGTAGTCTGATGTACTAGCTCTAATCTTTAGTAAGGCCTTGTTCGTTTCAGCCGGATTGGATTCCGGCCCGGATTACTTCAAGGTCCAGTTCGAGTGATTCCACCTGTGTCACTCAATCCGGCCAGGATTTAATCTTGCCAATCCACTCAAACCGAACAGGCACAGATGGAATCAATCCACCCATGATGCACGTCGCGCGTTGCCCATCCACCGCCGGCGAGCATCGCTGCGCCGACAACCGCGCCACACGGCCTCCTTGCAGTCAACCCACTAGGATGTCTCGTCGTACCGTGCCCACACTCTGCCCATGCCGCTAGCATCACATCGCCACTGCTCGCCCGTCCTCAACACTGCTCATGCTGTCCTCGACCACTGCTCAGCCTTGCATGAATGCCAACACCTCGGCCTTATCCTCTCCTATAATCCCAGTCCGCTAGTCTcgctttctccctctctctctctctcttcctttcttctttttgcttTAGATGTGCACAAATCGTGCCAAGCTGTGCAGCTGCGATGGCCAAATTCATCCGCTCCACCCCACCAGAACCAAATCGCCTCCATCCgaaactccaccacctcctaGACACCACCCTCCACCACTCCTTGCCGAGTTTCGGCCACTTCTCCGCCAGGAATTTCAAATCTCACAGCCTCCATTCCCGCTGCCGCTCCAAGCTCCACCCGCACGCCGACAACCACTCTCCGGACATCATCATCGACAACCAACTGAAAAAATCGAGCCGTGGTGAGCCCCTAGTGCTACAACGCTTGTCACCTCCCTCTCTCCACCGCCGTGGCTGCCATGTGGCG harbors:
- the LOC117851026 gene encoding annexin D4, with protein sequence MEDEVQQLTRAFSGLGGLGVDEPTMVSALARWRRQPEKRSGFRKGFPGFFKSHGEIDRCEEEYMLHLAAEFARFKNLMVLWAMHPWERDARLAHHVLHQHHPSAIVVEVACTRSADELLGARRAYQALFHHSLEEDVAYRARDKPYCNLLVGLVSAYRYEGPRVNEEVARAEAKALGAAVKSAGGKLAENDEVVRILTTRSKPHLVETFKYYKEMHGRRIEEDLAHGNEETLLETVLCLAAPAKYFSQVMEGALRDGADHHGKEALTRVAVTRSDHDMDEIRAAYQEQFGAKLEDAIAAKAHGHYRDALLSLVGAHHQQ
- the LOC117848416 gene encoding mitochondrial fission 1 protein A, yielding MEAKMGRFFESVGNFFTGGDNIPWCDRDIIAGCERELADASTEGQRNDSLMRLSWALVHSRQTDDVNRGISMLEASLDNSGSPLQTREKLYLLAVGHYRNGDYSKSRQLVERCLEIQPDWRQAISLKKAIEDKIAKDGLIGIGIATTAVGLLVGGIAAAVARKK
- the LOC117848415 gene encoding annexin D3, whose amino-acid sequence is MASISVPNPVPSATEDAENIRKAVQGWGTDEKALIEILGHRTAAQRAEIAVAYEGLYNETLLDRLHSELSGDFRSAMMLWTMDPAARDAKLAHKALKKKGDRHVWVLIEVACASSPDHLVAVRKAYCAAYSASLEEDVAACPLYKDPLKQFLVRLVTSYRYSGELIDDELARAEAAALHDAVVAGKEPLRGDVVRIVGSRSKPQLKATFERFRQEHGKAIDDVLEERRSDQLAAVLKTAVWCLASPEKHFAEVIRSSIVGLGTDEESLTRAIVSRAEVDMRKVKEEYKARYRKTVTSDVNGDTSGYYNGILITLVGPE